CTTCAATTTCAGGTTACCCTCAGTTTGCTGACGTAAGCTTTCTGGTGAGGAGTAGAAGAGCGATTTCTCGCCTGTTCTGAGGTTTGGCTGTGAGCATGTTAGCGCGAGCGATGTGACAGTGTCTCAGATGGACGCGTAGCAGTGGGGATCTAGCACTACACGACGCGCTGTCCTCCACTGCACGACGCGCCCTCTTCACACATACCTTCTTCAGCTGAGCGTCTGGACGCTCTGCGAAGCTCTCCACAAGCTCACCCAGCGTGGTATCGCCACTGACTGAAAGATCCTTCGGAAGGTTGCCACACACTGGGCAATCCGGTTTCCTCTTGTGTCCGAACGTGTAGGTGTAGACGCTGTTATCGCCAGTGTACAGCATGTAATTGTCCGGCGCTGGCATGAATTCACCTGGAAACGTCAGCTATGAGGAGGCCCCAAGAGGATACGAGGTACTAACCATCCATATCGGCCATGTAGTCATCAGGATCAACACCAGTCGGAATGTTCATCGGATTTGCCAGGAAGGGCGCCGAATTGGTAGCGATCTTGAAGGCCTCATTACAGCTCGAGGCGGCAATAATGGCGTTGGTGGAGGCGATGGCGGGGATGATGTTCTTCACGACACCTTGTGTCATGGTGTACGTGACGCCCTGGATCCCAAACTCTTGTGCCCGCTTGAGGGCGGTCTGGTATAGCCACGTGATGTGCTCTGGATCGTCTGTATCCAGTGTGACGCCCTTGCGCTCCTCCTCCCACTTGATGATGTGAGCCCATTCGATGCAGTGTTGTGGCTGGCGTGGGATAGTAGCGAGTGTGCAGAGAGGCACGGCGGCGCGAGGCGCGTGCATGTCGAGCTGGCATTCGATACAGGAGGTCATGGTTGGAAGGATGACGCGCGACTGTCCCTTGAAGCCTTCTGTGCCGCCCTGGAAGCATGGTGTTAGGTATGCTCGAGAATGGCGTATCGGCGCCTCGGTATGTGATGTCACGCGGATGGCGGCCAGTACTTACATCGATCAACGGCTTGAGACTCTCCTGGTTCTGTTCATCGACCATGCCCACCAGCGTAGCATTGATCCAGCGTCGTGCTTCGACCGAGTCGAGACCGCAAATGAGCATGTTGAACTGCATGTAGTAGCTCTCGTCCTTGTCCTGTATCTTGCCGACGTACGCATTGATCTGACAGCCCGGCACGCGCTTCATGACGAAGTTGGCTGCCACCGTGGCCTTGGGCTGACCGACGTCGCTCTGTCGGAAGAGGAACTGGCGGTTGAGGTTGGAGACGTCGATGGTGTCCATATCAATCACGTCGATGCTCTTGAAGCCCGACAAGGCCAGGTTCTTGAGAATCTCACATCCTAACCCGCCTGCGCCGATGACGAGGACTTTGGTCGTGCTGAGCGAGTCGAAAGCTGCCTGACCCGGCGTGAATGTGCTGGCATCGGTGCAGGCCCCGGCGCGGGACAGGATGTAGGCCATGTCTTTGGAGCGAGAGCGTGTCGTGGTCTGGCTGTCTCCGTTGAGGGCAGCCATGGTCTACATACCGGCACGCGACAGCTACCTAGACACACAGGCACGCAGGGCTGTTGATCGCAGAACGAGCTGCATATCAAAGCACGACGCGAGATCCACTCCACTTCACGTGCCAGCGCCTCTTCCTCCACCAACGTCAACGTCCACATACAATGTGCCCAAGCAGAGGACATGGCAGACTTCTTGACGGCCGTCAAGTCCGTCAGCGTGAAGCAGAGAAGCGACGATGCGCCAGCACAACTTCTGCAAGCACTTTCCCGCCCGCCAGTCCAACGACCGACGCCGATAGTTCTAGCATACACGGAGCCCCAGAAGCCTCCTCAGCACCCTGGCAGCATCAACTCACCTCGACACTGCTTGCAAGCGCTCAGGTCCCAGCCAGCCGCACATGATCTGATCGGGATCCTTGGCAGAATCTTGAAGCACGACGGCGACTTCGACATTCGAGCACCGGGTCCATTGCAGGCACAAATCATCAATACCCTGGTCAGCTCCATCGTGCCGACATTCTGCTCGCCATTGCAGAAATCCGACACATCGCTCCTAGTGCGCTGTCTTCGGAGCGTGGCTGGATCCAATGCTTTGGTGGCGAGACTGCGCTTCTTACTCGACTCGTCGGAGAAGTCGAAGCCATCAGATGGCTCCGCCTCGGAGCTCGAGGCTCTCCTGCTCCTCGCCAGGGAGCTGTTCGTCGGCGATGACTTCGCTCTCACCATCTGGACTGGCTTGACGGAGGCTCTGACGGATGACCGCAAGCGCCACATGGCATGCAAGGACTTCATCGGCTTGATGGCTTCTGGCAAGCTCACCGCTACCATCGCCCGTGCTGAAGACACGCTGTCGACGAAAGATGCATCGCGAAAGATCAAACCCAGCCCTTGGCTGACTCGTGGCGCAGAGTATGCAGCTTGGCTTGGTCGCAATGTCGATGCCTTGTGTGCCGGTGGCGATGAGCAGCGCTCGACTGCCGCTTCTCAGCTACTGAGCCGCGCTTTTGGACTGGGCTACTCGACTCACCTCATCCAAAGTGTGATCATGAGCTCCATTCGCAAAGCAGTGCAGCGTTCGGAAGCCACGACACGAACACTAGCGGCACTTTCACTAAATCTTCCCGAGTACGATCAGCGGCGATTGCTGGAGAATGCGTCGAGGTGGCTCTCCGCTATCTCTGCGCAGCAGGACTCCTCAGAAGAATTGATAGCGGCCATCGCTGCCGTGATCGATTCTTTAGCGGCTCCTTCTGCCTCCACGCAACGAGCTTTGTTGGAGCTGCTGTCAGATCCTGCTCTGCCGAGTGCTTTCTCCTTCGCCGTACGGCGGGCGTGCGTAGCCGTGCTTGCCAAGCTAGGTCCTGACGAGCTTCAGACCCTGCTCGAGAGAATCCTGACATGCTTTGGTGACCGCCTCTTCATCGACCATGCGCCGATCGTGCAGCAAGAATGTGCTGCTCAGGTGCTGCTCCTGTGTGCAGGATCGTTACATCGCACTACTCCCATGGCTGTTCTGATGACCGCACGGTCTTCAGGTCACATGCAAGGCGTGAGTAACAGACTCGATAGCTCCAACAGCAAATCTAGATGGCTCGGTATGGTTGTTGGGACAGCATTGTCTAAGCTGGTCGACAAGGAAGGATCCAGGATGAACTTCGGCACCGAAGACATGCAGACTGATGAAGCGAAATGGTACGGCAGTATGATCTCCCTGACGGCTCATATTGGAACCATTGCGGAGTCTTTGCAGTTCCTAGAAGGATCCAGTCAAGGCGCTCGCAAAGCCCTGCGGCCGGTTGCCAAATCTGTACAGTTGCCTATCATCAATGGGAAGCGTACATATGGACCTGAAAGACCACCGCTGCCAGCTCAGACGGGAGTAGAAGGCGAGAAAGTGACAGAGATCTTGGATGACGAGGATGATGAAGACGATGATCTCAAACCCTATGCCAAGCCTGACAGCGACCCCGAAGACAGTGACGAAGACGCTACACTCGTCAACCGGAACAAAGCCAGAGCGCCAGTCTATGTGCGAGATCTGATGAGAATGCTCAAAGACGACAAGGACCACGATCGCTTCCAGCTAGCGATCAAGAGCGCTCCAGGCCTCATCAGAAGGAAGACGGATTTCGGTGGTGAAGTTCGTGATCATGCCGAAGAGCTAGCCTTGATGCTCTGTGATCTACAAGACCCCTTCGACACCGAGGACTTCGACGAGCTGAGACTCCAAACCCTCATCGCCCTTCTCCTCACGGACGTACCAATCCTCGCACCCTACCTCAGCAAACAAGGCTTCAGCGGCGACTACTCCATCGCCCAACGCTGCCTTATCCTCAGCGCTCTCGGCCTCGGAGGTCGCGAACTCGCCGGTTTCAAAGACCAAGACGACCTCAACCCAACACTTCCCGCCAGCACCACTTCCTTTCCCAGCAAACGTCTGCCCGGCCATCTCCACGCTATCTATAGCCCAGGCGACCTCTCAGTGAAGCGTCTCGAAGCCGCTTCCAAGAACCTCGAGCACCGCTTGATCAAGCCCCTCGCGCTCTCCGCCGCGGACGAGACGACATCCCACCTCAACGCCGTCAAAGTTCGAACGTTTTCCAGCCGGATGGAGGTCGAGCGCACGAAACGCAAACCAGCACCGAACCAGCTCGCCAAGGT
Above is a genomic segment from Fulvia fulva chromosome 3, complete sequence containing:
- a CDS encoding NEDD8-activating enzyme E1 catalytic subunit — translated: MAALNGDSQTTTRSRSKDMAYILSRAGACTDASTFTPGQAAFDSLSTTKVLVIGAGGLGCEILKNLALSGFKSIDVIDMDTIDVSNLNRQFLFRQSDVGQPKATVAANFVMKRVPGCQINAYVGKIQDKDESYYMQFNMLICGLDSVEARRWINATLVGMVDEQNQESLKPLIDGGTEGFKGQSRVILPTMTSCIECQLDMHAPRAAVPLCTLATIPRQPQHCIEWAHIIKWEEERKGVTLDTDDPEHITWLYQTALKRAQEFGIQGVTYTMTQGVVKNIIPAIASTNAIIAASSCNEAFKIATNSAPFLANPMNIPTGVDPDDYMADMDGEFMPAPDNYMLYTGDNSVYTYTFGHKRKPDCPVCGNLPKDLSVSGDTTLGELVESFAERPDAQLKKPNLRTGEKSLFYSSPESLRQQTEGNLKLKLKDLIEDGEIVAISDPAFSIDFNYRLSLT
- a CDS encoding DNA replication checkpoint protein tel2, encoding MADFLTAVKSVSVKQRSDDAPAQLLQALSRPPVQRPTPIVLAYTEPQKPPQHPGSINSPRHCLQALRSQPAAHDLIGILGRILKHDGDFDIRAPGPLQAQIINTLVSSIVPTFCSPLQKSDTSLLVRCLRSVAGSNALVARLRFLLDSSEKSKPSDGSASELEALLLLARELFVGDDFALTIWTGLTEALTDDRKRHMACKDFIGLMASGKLTATIARAEDTLSTKDASRKIKPSPWLTRGAEYAAWLGRNVDALCAGGDEQRSTAASQLLSRAFGLGYSTHLIQSVIMSSIRKAVQRSEATTRTLAALSLNLPEYDQRRLLENASRWLSAISAQQDSSEELIAAIAAVIDSLAAPSASTQRALLELLSDPALPSAFSFAVRRACVAVLAKLGPDELQTLLERILTCFGDRLFIDHAPIVQQECAAQVLLLCAGSLHRTTPMAVLMTARSSGHMQGVSNRLDSSNSKSRWLGMVVGTALSKLVDKEGSRMNFGTEDMQTDEAKWYGSMISLTAHIGTIAESLQFLEGSSQGARKALRPVAKSVQLPIINGKRTYGPERPPLPAQTGVEGEKVTEILDDEDDEDDDLKPYAKPDSDPEDSDEDATLVNRNKARAPVYVRDLMRMLKDDKDHDRFQLAIKSAPGLIRRKTDFGGEVRDHAEELALMLCDLQDPFDTEDFDELRLQTLIALLLTDVPILAPYLSKQGFSGDYSIAQRCLILSALGLGGRELAGFKDQDDLNPTLPASTTSFPSKRLPGHLHAIYSPGDLSVKRLEAASKNLEHRLIKPLALSAADETTSHLNAVKVRTFSSRMEVERTKRKPAPNQLAKVFGESFFSPLVSRYQQEISAYGQSSVFASAPFVVVTYLKTLALLLHASGPATLNLSDITTVFWDLLLSLRVQAISNISILEAVLFSLLTLLEVNDANKQRLAQETPKQLMETQQWVEVVFERTGGGHLVTDGSGEEVRVRTLAAGVLVKTRESIEGYQKMFIGGGYA